The Capsicum annuum cultivar UCD-10X-F1 chromosome 3, UCD10Xv1.1, whole genome shotgun sequence genomic sequence ttctgttcaggacccccctagaaaatggaattttactttctgtttaggatccccctggaaaatgggattttactttctgttcaggaccctcctaaaaaatgggactttactttctgttatagaccctccttaaaaataagattttactttctgttcaggaccctcctgaaaaatgggattttactttctgtttaggaccctcctgaaaaatgagactttactttctgttgaggaccctcctgaaaaatgggactttactttctgttcaggaccctcctgaaaaatgggactttactttccgttcaagaccctcctgaaaaataggactttactttctgttcaggacccttctggaaaatgggattttactttctgttcaagacccccctagaaaatgagattttactttctgttcaggacccccctagaaaatgagattttactttctgttcaggaccctctgaaaaatgggattttactttctgttcaggaccctcctggaaatggaattttactttctgttcaggatactcctgaaaaatgagactttactttctgttcaggaccctcctgaaaatggaattttactttcttttcaggaccctcctaaaaaatgagattttactttctgtttaagaccctcttggaaaatgagacATTACCTtcaaaaatgaaatctttctttattataatctttgtttgggataattctcgttctagtttttattttgatttcaggagcccgcctgaagaacagagtgatgaaattgaaagttgagaaaattgtaagtcagtagcccgcctgaagaatagggtgataaaattggaAGTTGCAAAAATTGTATATCAGGAGCCCgcatgaagaacagggtgatgaaattggaaaatgatgaaattgcaagtcgagagcttgcctggagaatagggtgaagaaattgaaagtcaagcaacaaggcgAAGCAATTGATAGCCAAGCAGCAAGttgaaaattgcaagtcaggagctcgcctgaagaatggggtgatgaaactcaagtcaaaagtccaaaagaagctgcatagataggatttttgtaatttcatttatgttttaacttataatttttatttttgatgtaataacagagctgcGGACCGGAACCTCAACAGAACCTcgctcgactctccaactcggtatagtccctcttCTTTCAGTCCTTGGggatacctgtgacttgattccctcataactaggAATGAGTATAACGTCCAAAGTCAAGACTTAGTTTTCCTCcttccttctttttattcttgttgaataatggtcgggacaaaattttatctcgttgtctacttctttatctgaaaacacttcatgcttacattcaaagggggcatgctgtagacacctaattttgtccctcccaatgTTGATTTTATCCgtttttagctcaccttaccacGTGTCCTTATCTAGGTGATCAaaccccataaaaataaaaacataacaaactccctaacaaattaaCAACCTTATCCTAACCAACCTACCtcacctacccctacccccacctcagCCACCCTTTCCTTCACgttttttcctttgttttcccATAACAGAACAAAAAAGGGACCCACATGGATATAGAACTTAGCAATATTTTCATCTTCGATTCTATATAATAATTGAATACACAGCAATAATTTGAGGGGCCCACATACCATCACACAAAAAGACACCTCAGGCCATATTTTCTTTTCCCCTGAGGGGCACATACCTCTATTCCTTTTCTTTTCTGGTGCTCACCATTGAACATCTTACCATTGAACATACACTGGGTATACAAATGCACATACCTCACAAATTCACGATACATACAGATACGCATACCACTCTAATGAGAGGGAGAGATCGAAGGAGGGAGCAAATACTGAAATTAGGGGGTCGATTTAGAGAGAAAATGGCATGAGAGAGAAGAGAAGACACGAGAGATAGAGATTCAAGATCGACGGAGAAAGAGAGATCAAGAGGGGTAAGAACAGAGAGAGAGTAACAAAGAAAAACAGTGAAGAATTGGAGCGGAGAGCCGAGGAAGAGGAATGAGAGGCGAAATTAGATCACGTTACTTCAGATTTCTGGCAAAATTTTGCCGGAACCACTGGTCCACTCTTAAATCCGACACACCCACCTCACCGGAGACCTCATTCCCTCGTCAGGGACGTTTCTTCCCCAAAATTCGATCGAAACCAGCTTCAACATACTCCAAATCCCATCAAAAAACTAAAATCGAgccaaaatccatcaagaacaatTACCCCGTCATCTTTTCGGCGACTATTCATTGAAAATCCATCGGAAAACGACACGGGATGGGTACTGGTCTTTTCAGTTTGTGATTTTAGGTTTGGTTTTGGGCGAGGCGAAGTAAAGAGCGTTAGATCGAAGTTGGATTTTGTTCATGATTGAGGCTTTGTGGTTCGAGGCATTTCAGTCGGAGCTGTAATCAAATACTTTAAcagattgaaataaaaattgaggtcTAATCCtactctttttattcttttgttcCATTGTTTGCTATATTTGGTAGTTGGATTGAATATCGTATGTGGTTAGATTGAATATCTTGTATTGTTTGATCCTTGTTTGGGTGATGAATGGTTGTTGGTTTTGATTCCTTATTTGGTTATAGATTGTGCAATGGAATGATATCTCATTGAGAATTGAAATTGGTTGTTTGGGgcgaaattgagaaattgataaaagggtGAATTGGGATTGATTaagattttggtttaatttgatttaagcatgaatattgttgaacGTGATAGCATCATGATAGGTCGAACGGGATAGGCAAATGGTAGGCTTGGGTAGGCAAATATTAAATTTGTGGATTTTTGAGTAATGTggaatgtttgttgaatgattcTCTTTTCTCGCATTTggaaatgtatttatttagccggggaatgccccgaagccACTTGTAcgtattcaccggggaatgccccgacatatcatgtatgcaaaggaggttcgtgataaaggcccgaggcatcgggtagagcatggGAGCACagtttaggattagtataggttagaataggatttatatttttgtatttcttttttactttggACCGTACAATTGGATTGACCattatattttttggattttattttggtttatgtttgtttgcttgattgttgagagtttgtgtggtttatacatccttagtgtcaaattagccgatatgctccaccaagcgaccgtggttgaaccacgagatagaagggtgcctaacaccttcccctcggttaacagaattccttaaccggaatctctgttcgcagatcagttttcttagagtcaaaatcattttgaaaaaggatttccaaaggtgacttggcacacccgatttatgtcaagtggcgactctgagttttgaatataaaagtcctttttgaaataaatcttcattttgtcacctaataataaaaaccctttcaaaaccttaaatctaatctttttggagttaaaaaaagggtgtgacagacatgttggatattgttacttgacaaacttccatatgaaaatccctaaaggattcaaaatgcctgatgcatataaagtttttgaaaaactttttattatcctcataagatcgaatttgatgatttgagtatcattgaaactcttggagagttttcaaaagcaataaagtatttgcttaaatgagaaacatgtaaaaattgaataaggatccattccgacctcaagaaaagaatgaggaactccttgattatgaagtaccatatcttagtgaattgatgcacgaatgtatcttgcaaatactacaaggcctgatatagcctttttttttttagttaatttgttagcaagtttgtagtcccgatcttattggtcatgctgattttggctacttatctgacctacataaagttcgatctcaaataggctatgtgttcatatgtggtggtactgcaatatcttggagatatacaaagcagtctatcgtagccacttcatcgaatcatgctgagataatagctattcatgaagcaagctgagaatgtgtatggttgaggtccatgatatctctcattcgagaaaaatatggtgtgaaatatgacaatctacccataattttatacggagataatgcatcatgcatagcacatcttaatggaggattcataaaaagagatagaatgaagcacacttcatcaaagcttttctacatacatgagctacaaaagaatggtgatataacgtgcaacagattcgttcaagtgaaaatgtggttgctttattcaccaagtcttctccaattacaacttttaagaaaatGGTGCACAaaatcgggatgcaaaggttcaaggatgttctcattagggggagttaatacgtgttgtactcttttttccttacgaggttttgtcccactggattttccttgtaaagtttttaatgagacagcctatatgcatattgttagacattcaagggggagcgttatgatatatatcaattaatgtctatcaaaatctatttgatgtttatcaggatttgaagtatctgtcttttagtcagaaactaggagtatttttccatataaatagagggattttgtttATTGTATTCTTAATCTTAGATCTCTCAACAGAGAACTAAAGAAGTCTCCcacttctctctatttattctttcttattttttctttatatttcataacaatctGATCATtgtaaaattaatgtttttaTTATCTTGGAGCCAAATGCATGACATTAGTGGCTTTACTCTCAAACCGCCCGCAGCAATATAGAGTTTTGTGGTACAAATTTAATGACGTTGATTTTATATCGTAAATTTCGAAGTGTATTCCATGTCAATATGCACTTGATGTGTCCCATGAAAAAAGCCCACAGAGAGTGATTAAGAAATCTGGCTTGTTCATTGAGCAACTACGTGTTTCAACCACAAATCTTAATTGGGGTTGTTTAACCAATAATGGTCAATGAAATGAATGGATTAGATCATTAATTAATCATTCTATATAGTAAGGGTGAATGCCAagtatatatatagtatctcaGATGATTATACTTTAAAATGCACTAATTAAGTATTACATTAATTAATCCACCTCGCcatttttttatatgaaaattttaactTATCCATCTCTTCTTCATTATATAAGTCGTAGTAGTTATGTTCCAAATTCCAGTCTTTTGTACGGTACCCACCTTAgtatcaaccaaaaaaaaaaaaaggttgtcaTAATTAACACAAAATGGCTGCAAATGATGTGCCATGTTGTGAAACTATGTTTTGGGTATACTTAATTATCTGTATCTCACTTGTATGTTTTGCTGGACTTATGTCTGGACTAACACTGGGTCTCATGTCCCTTAGTCTTATGGATCTTGAGGTTCTTATTAAGGCTGGTCAGCCAAATGATCGAAGAAATGCAGGTAACTAATTGGTCTTTGTTTCgattcaataattatttttttcttgctagTCACTAtaaaaaaaaggtgaatttttaaCGGATGTATATGGAATTTTCAATGAGAAGTTTGTCAGAGACGTTTTAAATTTGATGGGTATATAAGCCAATTTTTATCGGAAGTTTTGCTTTCTTTTTAGTAGTGAGTGATGCTAATTTGAAATCTAAATTCCACCTTGGTttgattaaatattatattttttctttgttagtGATGCCAGTTTGAGTTCTAATTGCTCCTTTTCTAACTGATCACAGAGAAAATTCTGCCCATTGTAAAGAATCAGCACTTGCTCTTGTGCACCCTTCTAATATGTAATGCCATGGCTATGGAGGTATGTTACTAGCCACGTGCGTATTGGTGTTTCAGGGTCAACCCCCTATATGTGTGTGTGAGtgcaagaaaaaagaaattagtgTATATAAAATTAGATATATATGCATTTTAGAATCTACTCTTTCAATTCAAAACCCACTAAGTTCAAATTTTGGGTTCATTATTGATTTCGAGCATGCACTATTGTCCTTGCCATTTTTCGAActgatatatgttttatttttttcgtgAAACAGGCTCTTCCAATATTTCTTGACGCTTTACTTCCTGCATGGGGTGCTATACTAATATCAGTCACCCTCATACTAGCCTTTGGAGAGGTCATTTCTCATGAATTcatctttttaaaaagaaaaaaaaaaattatgtgtattCTTAAATACTAGCTACTTACTAAACTTCAATATTTTGCCTCTCACAGATTATTCCTCAGTCCATCTGTTCTCGTTATGGACTGAGCATTGGTGCGAGAATGGCACCTTTGGTTCGTTTGCTTGTCATAGTTGTCTTCCCTTTATCTTACCCCATCAGTAAGGTACAGAGAAAAGATTCTACAAGTAATATCTAttgacattataatttatttaaaaaattaaattattgcaTCAATTATTTATGTTTGTTCACTTGGTCTCAGTTGTTGGATTTACTCCTGGGAAAAGGGCACTCTGCACTTCTACGCCGCGCGGAGCTGAAAACTTTGGTGAATATGCATGGCAATGAGGTTGGCATTTTGTACCTTATCTTTTGCTTGGTTCTAGTTCTAAAACTAGATTTGCTCTGAACTAATTGTTTTTAGCTCGAATTGAACCAACTACTTTTCGGCTCGAATCATggatacatatacatacacacacacacatatatatatatatatatataaaaggtgCACATATAATATAACTAGATTACTCTCATTCTGAATTCACTAACTTTAAATCTTGACTTTGCATCATTGTAACAGGCAGGAAAAGGTGGAGAGTTGAGCCACGATGAAACAACCATAATTGCTGGAGCATTGGACCTAGCTCAGAAAACAGTTAAAGATGCAATGACCCCAATGTCCAGAGTATTTTCCCTTGATCTTCATTCTAAACTTACTGAGTATGCTACCAAGTCCCtgtcaatttttttctttcagttaGCACTTCTTGTTTACATGTATAACCCATTGATGATTCTCAGTGAGATGATCAATCAGATAATAAGCAAAGGTCATAGTCGCGTACCTGTATACTCTGGTCGTCCAACAAATATTGTAGGTCTAATCTTGGTAAGTTCTTTTCATAAACTTCACTAGTATTTCAGGGGTAGCCAAAAAATACACTAAGTAGTTCATTCAATTATCACTGCGGCATTTTTgttttaacttaattttattattgCGTATTTAACTTTCGTCAATTACTTTACCATTCATACAACCTCTAGGTgaagaatttgataaaatttcGTCCAGAAGATGAGGTGCCAATCAAAAACCTTACTATAAGGAGTATACCGAAGTAAGATATTATTAATTCAGCTTGTATTTGatatattctttttcaatttacCCATTCTAGTTGTTCCAATTTTAGGTGTTGATTTGGCTTAGACATGACTTTAAGAAAACAGTTTACTTGATTTCTAAGATGGTCGCTCAACTAATATGTAGTCATTATCTCAAAAAATTACTTTCTCAAAAAGATAGCTTTATGAGATAATATCTATTAATTGAGTGACCATCTAGAATTCAGCCCTAAAATAGAGGTTGAAATAAAAGTTAATCCATAGTGAAAGGGAAGGTTGacttaatttttgtttaaaatatcCTGCAGCGTCCCAGATTCGTTACCATTATATGATCTTCTGAACCAGTTCGAGAAAGGGCACAGCCATATGGCTGTAGTGGTGAAGAGTAGAAGGATCACTAAGGAAACTGCAGAAAATGCCACAGCCAAACACGATATAATCAAGATAAATATCCTTTCAGCCAGTCCGATTCAACAGCTTCACACAGTTGAAAAGGGTACGCTGGAATAGTTATATATATTAGTACTATAAACTTATTTCACGTTATAATgttatgtttgaaaaaaaaaagaacttgcGTATATTGTTTTAATCGGGGCAGATGAGGAAAAAATGAGTGACAATGTATCCAGTGTAGTCCCACAACTTCTGCTAGTAAAATGTGATAAATCGGAATGATCTTTAATTTTAGGAGAAGAAGCAATTGGTATTATTACAATGGAAGACGTCCTTGAACAACTTCTGCAGGTAAATTTAATAATGCATGTtggttatataattttatttttgttttccctAACAGATGATTGATCGATTGCTAATTGGTCTGCTATAactcttattttttcttggaaGGAACCAATATACGACGAGACAGATGACTATGTTGATGTTCATAGCAAGTATGTTTGCAATATCAGTTTACAAAATCTTAATTAACAATGTCATGGTTACATATTGATGAATACGCATTTGCTATTTTTATGTCCAGAATTAGAATCAACATTCCTCCGTCAATGATATTGTCACCTAGAAGATCACCAGGAACAGTGACAACAGGGGCTGCTAATAAACCAAAGTGGCAAAGTCCGTTAGCATCTCCAGTACTTTCAAGCGCTCATCAAAGCCCTATGTTGCGCTCGCCGGTATCACCATACATGCAGTCACCGTACACAATGCCAAAACTATCTGCTAATTCCCCTGCACAGTTAAATGTTACAAATTCTCCAAGCAGATTTTCGCTCAGCTCTCCATCATCTAATGATCAGGTACATGTAATTATCATTTAGCAATTTTGTACCTTAGCTTTTGTGAAGATTCAGAGAAAACTAACAGGTGAAATGTGGATGTTTCTTCCAATGATGTAAAGGATTAAAGAACCAAAACTACCAGACTTTCTTTCCTCCCCATGTGGATAGGAGTAGATAAACAGGCATGATGAAAAAAGTGCAAGGCCCTAAGATGAAAACGACCAAATTTGACCGTTGTACATTGCTAACATTCCAAAATAGAAGTTGCTAAAATAGTGATAAATCCTGTTAATAAAATGGGTCCTATTGAAATTCCATCTAGAAGGGCTATTCGTTGGAAATAGAAAAAATCGATCCATTTATAATCCTTACACTAGTCGGATTAATGGATCATCCAAttgaaaatatgataacaaaatgCATGAGTAGCTTGTAAGTAAGATTTATTAACAGTAAATAAAATCTGTTTCAGGTTTCTCGGAAGTTTATGAGAAATTGGACAAACACGGACTCTAGTACTTGCTGAAGCTTGAAGAAAATTCTATGGTCCAAGTTTCTCTTCCCAAAAATGAGACATTTTAGAGATGCATGTGAGGAAAAGGAAATTGTGTGCTACATCATGGATATGGGACAAAGTCATTTATACAATTGGGAAAATGTTTTTTCACTCACAAATCTACCCAATTACTCTAAAATTCATTTCCAAATGTAACTTATTGGCACTCTTTTTCAATTTCCATTGCGAACACATTTTCTTTCAAATGCTGTTCAAAAACCGTGTGTGCATCATGACTGTTTACCCTTAAATCGATTACAGTTGAATTTGTTATCATAGCTCAATGACAAGCAAATTGAGATGACCAGACAACAGGACTGTTTATGATAAATTGCTTTTATAGTTAGACGTGATTAATTAAGATAATGAAATGATATAAATAACAATGAATCGGATGATGATATAAAATGTAATGATGTAGATTAAGCTTGTTCTCCGAAGTGGTTGTCCGGCAACATCATCGGAAAAGCAAGACGTAATAgaatttgagtttttggttataaaACTTGAGAGTAACAGCTTGTGAGTAAAAAAGAATGTGATGGGATGGGCCGGTACAAACTGAGGGATAGTGATATATTTAAAGCTAACCCCTGCATAACGCCTTGAGTGAATGTGAATCTCACCCATAATATTTACTGCACATTATCTTCCATTATTGTATTAAACTGTGTAACTGATAGAGAGGATCCCACGTTATACGTGAATGACAACACTCTTGAGCTTATCTCGACTTCCCACTGGGATATGTCCCCTGCCTTGTTACAATGGAATCAAACCAACAAGAATGACAGATCCGGTCCTTCAAGAaggattttatatatttaatctcTACATGTCACCATCCAATATGTCCAGTTAGCATATCCAAATTTTGACCCATTGAATGACCACCTTTTAAGTAAATTAAAAGTATTCTTTGCActgcatgaactaaactaattaatAGGTTTAGGGTACTGATTCCCTGCATTCGCAAATCATTTTCATGCAAATTTCGGTACGTGAATTTGAAAAATTCACTGCCActagtttttttttctaattaaataaagATAAGTAGAGGCAATGCAACTTCTGTTTTCCACCAAGTATTtccatataaaatatatatactacgcTGCCTTTCCAGCCACAAAATCAAGAACTTGCATGGTGACACATCAATTATTTATTCGAAATCACAAACCGGAGGGTCCATTAACGTATCCATCTTAAAGTAACATCCACGTGgctttttttttgtaattattcatcttttattataaaaattgtaATGCCCTTTCCCAATTATATTATTAGTCACAAACTGACAAAAAAAGGTGATGACGAATTGAGCAAAACTAATTTTGGGTTCCATCAAATGGATTAgttgaatgaataaaataatagtaattgTTCTACAGTTGTTAAAAACAGAGGACGTTATTGTCATTATAGTGGACACAAAGTGCAGGTATAAGTTGATGAAGTCCTTTGGCTCCCGTAAAAATTGTAAATGGACATCCATTAACATTCAACCAGCACTGATGTCTGATGACACTACTCGATAGTATTGCCAATAAGCAGGAAATAAAGAAATGACTTCATATATAGCtacaactttattattattaagctACGGGATCAATCGTGACTTCACTTGCTCTTAGAACTCCCTTCGTGCCAAATTAACAGTCACTTTAGTTTAACAagattattcaaaaataattatcacgttcaaatttttttcaactatgcaaaaaaaaaaagtgacaatTAAAAATGTGACTGATATTGGTTTAAAGACTTAGATAGCTCTGAGTCGTATATTGGTTAACCTGAGTCGTAACTAAGATAAGTTA encodes the following:
- the LOC107866148 gene encoding DUF21 domain-containing protein At5g52790, which produces MAANDVPCCETMFWVYLIICISLVCFAGLMSGLTLGLMSLSLMDLEVLIKAGQPNDRRNAEKILPIVKNQHLLLCTLLICNAMAMEALPIFLDALLPAWGAILISVTLILAFGEIIPQSICSRYGLSIGARMAPLVRLLVIVVFPLSYPISKLLDLLLGKGHSALLRRAELKTLVNMHGNEAGKGGELSHDETTIIAGALDLAQKTVKDAMTPMSRVFSLDLHSKLTDEMINQIISKGHSRVPVYSGRPTNIVGLILVKNLIKFRPEDEVPIKNLTIRSIPNVPDSLPLYDLLNQFEKGHSHMAVVVKSRRITKETAENATAKHDIIKINILSASPIQQLHTVEKGEEAIGIITMEDVLEQLLQEPIYDETDDYVDVHSKIRINIPPSMILSPRRSPGTVTTGAANKPKWQSPLASPVLSSAHQSPMLRSPVSPYMQSPYTMPKLSANSPAQLNVTNSPSRFSLSSPSSNDQVSRKFMRNWTNTDSSTC